Within Juglans regia cultivar Chandler unplaced genomic scaffold, Walnut 2.0 Scaffold_37, whole genome shotgun sequence, the genomic segment ataccttggactgagctttcctttcttaccaaagcgcttaacgcctttcataggagagactttaagataaacccaatcacctacttcaaaggataagtctcttcttcttgtatctgcgtaactcttctggcgactttgctcttccgccattttagtccttataaattgaacttgatccttcatttcttgaattatctcaggcccaaacaatttgctctcgccgacttcatcccaacacaagggcgatctacacttccttccatacaaagcttcatacggggccatctgaatggaggaatgaaaactgttattataagagaactcGATAAGCGGCAAATGATTCTctcaacttccttgaaattccatgacacaagaccgcaacatatcctccagagtctgaatagtacgctctgattgaccgtctgtttgagggtgatacgcagaactaaacttcaacttagtgcctaaagctgcctgcaagctcttccaaaaatgggacgtaaaccgcgggtcccgatctgacacgatgctcttgggtactccatgcaaacgcactatctccttgacatataaccgagtcaacttacccaaagagtcagtattattaacaggcaagaaatgggcactcttggtcaaccgatcaacaatcacccaaattgagttcttcccactaggagtcctcggcaaacccacaacaaaatccatagaaatatcatcccacttccactcatgaatagggagaggttgaagtctaccagcaggtctttgatgctcagcctttacTCGACGacacgtgtcacatttctcaataaacaaagcgatgtccaactccattccttcccaccagaaattcctctttaaatctcgatacatcttcgtgcttcctggatgaactgaataaggagccgcatgggcttctgccaaaatccgctctttaaattcagaatctcggggaatcactctacaatcccgaaaccgaagaataccatccttatccaagttgtaatgcaagggtcctctagacttcctgactcttttcctgatagctaacaatgtaggatcccttctttgaagagtcttcaattcttcaaaatccactactcggacatccaagactgacgataacaattcctcttgctgtgaactctcgataagaagtctcctcattccacaaaggagagagtccagatctgatgactctgcttcatccacttgttgagattttctactcaaagcatcagcgactagattcgcctttcctggatgatacttgatctcacattgatagtcgctaatcagctctaaccaccgcctctgtctcatattgagattcttctgggtaaacagatgcttcaagctcttgtgatcagtataaacttcacaggcttctccatacagataatgccgccaaatcttaagagcaaaaactattgccgccaactccaaatcatgggTGGGATAATTCCTTTCATGAATTTTCAGCTGACGAGATGCATAAGCAACAACCCGTCCCTCTTGCATAAGAACGCATCCCAACCCGAGTTTGGATGCATCACTAAAAGTCACAAATGGCTTGTGTGGCTCTGGAAGTGCCAAAACAGGTGCCATTGTCAATTTTCtcttcaactcttgaaaacttCTCTCACATTTGTCAGACAATACAAACTCCGTATTCTTCCTAGTCAAGGCAGTGAGAGGTCCTGATAGTCGAGAAAAACTTTCCACAAATCTTCGATAGTAACCGGCAAGTCCCAAGAAACTTCGTATCTCACGAACTGTTGAAGGGCGAGGCCATGACAAAACAGCTTCTACTTTACTAGGATCTACAGCCACCCCTTCTTGAgaaatcacatgtccaagaaactTAACTTCTTCTAACCAGAATTCACACTTGCTCAACTTAGCGTACAATTGATGCTCTCTTAATTTCCCAAGCGCCAGACGAAGGTGACAAGCATGCTCTTCCAAGTCTCGGGAATAAATCAGAATGTCGTCAagaaacaccaccacaaaagaatccaaaaagggtcgaaacacccgattcattaaatccataaaagcgGCTGGAGCGTTCGCTAACCCAAAAGACATCACTTTAAATTTATAATGCCCATACCTCGTCCTGAAAGCAGTCTTGGGCACGTCCTTATCCCTTATCCTCAGCTGATAGTACCCTGATCTCAAGTCAATCTTCGAAAAGACAGCTGCTccctgaagctgatcaaacagATCATCAATTCTTGGAAGAGGGTACTTGTTCTTGATAGTCACCTTGTTAAGCTCCCGATAGTCTATGCACATTCTGAGAGtaccatctttcttcttgacaaacaaaACAGGCGCTCCCCAGGGCGAAGTACTAGGCTGAATAAATCCTTTGTCAACCAATTCTTGCAATTGTgtcttcaactcttttaactcgGCCGGTGCCATGCGGTAAGGAGCCTTATGCACAGGAGCCGCCCCGGGTTCCAGATCAATAACAAATTCCATGTCACGAACGGGAGGCAATCCAGGTAACTCATCCACGAACACATCGGGAAATTCTTCCACCACTGGAATATCGGCTAAAGATTTCTTCTCAGATGGTGTAGATACGACTTGGACCAAAAAAGCATCTGCCCCACAAGCTATATCTTTCTTAGCTTGAACTGCTGATATAACTGATGGTCTTGCCTTTAACTTACTTCCCACGAATTCTAAATAGTCCTCATCCGaaagttgaaaaccaattacTCGTCTTCTACAATCAATATTCGCAGAATAACGatacagccaatccatacccaaaattatatcaaaaccaAGCAACTTGAATACAATCAAATCTGCATCCAGTGTCCTTCCACCAAGATCCAAAGGACAACCCAAAGCAACCTTGGAGCAACACACGATCTCGCTATTAGGAAGAGCCACAACTAAGGATTGTGGTAGAGGTTCTGTAACCAAATTGCACATTCGTGCAAACGTGGCAGACACAAAAGATTGGGACGCCCCAGAATCAAACAAAGTAcaagcataaaaatcatatagacGAACTCTTCCTGATGCAACACAACCaccaaacaaattcaaaaaacccaACCACACCAAACAataaacccaaataaaataactacataCATACCAGTAATCACTCCAGCATCGTGGGTCTCTGGAGCCTCATAATCCACGTCGCCAGGAGTCACCGCATAAACTCGGGCTTGTACCAACTGTCTCTGGTTGCCCCTTCCACCTCGACGACCTCCTCGTCCTCCTTGACCTCCTTGAACTAGACTGGGACACTCCCGAGCAAAGTGACCCGGctggccacatctaaaacactGAATGCCCCTTTGACCACAATCACCCTCATGGGCTCTACTACATCTCGGGCATACTGGAGTCCGGCCTCCTGCACGAACACCGGAGGTTGTCTGTGGACGGGTCCCGGTCCTCTGAACAAATTTCTGTGGCGATCCAGAACTGCTTCCTTCACCAAGATAACTCCGTCTTTTCTGACCTGGAGGGGATCCCACTACAAAGCTATTCTCGCGCTCTGTGATACTGGCCAAGTCTACCAGCTTCTGAAATTCCACAATCTGGAGACAAGCCACTTGTCTGCATACTTCAGGGCCCAGACCCTCCATAAAACGCTCCACCTGCAGCTCTTCGGTGGCAATGAGGTGAGGAGCGAACCGTCCAAGCTCCATAAATTTCGTTGCATATTGCTCGACCGTCATACCTCCTTGaaccaaattattaaactcccgAGCCTTCTGCCTTCTCACTGAAACAGGAAAGTATCGATCATCAAATTCCTTTTTAAACCGCTGCCAGGACACAGCAGCCAAGGATCCGAACTCCATTTCTAGGAGTGACCGCTTGGTCTCCCACCAGTATGCTGCTTCACCTTGTAGCATATAACTTGCAtacaaaaccatctggacctcAGTACACCCACAGACTTCAAAGGTCCTTTCCAAATCTAGAATCCATCTCCTAGCTCGCATTGGATCCTCTTCCCCAGTAAAGGTAGGAGTCCTATGCGCCAGGAAGCGCTCATAGGTGCACCCCACTTGGACCGCACTATTTAGATCTCC encodes:
- the LOC118345683 gene encoding uncharacterized protein LOC118345683, whose amino-acid sequence is MVRPRRQANVPEDELSRGERDDAIARALNKMSDLYEQNFRPPQGDLNSAVQVGCTYERFLAHRTPTFTGEEDPMRARRWILDLERTFEVCGCTEVQMVLYASYMLQGEAAYWWETKRSLLEMEFGSLAAVSWQRFKKEFDDRYFPVSVRRQKAREFNNLVQGGMTVEQYATKFMELGRFAPHLIATEELQVERFMEGLGPEVCRQVACLQIVEFQKLVDLASITERENSFVVGSPPGQKRRSYLGEGSSSGSPQKFVQRTGTRPQTTSGVRAGGRTPVCPRCSRAHEGDCGQRGIQCFRCGQPGHFARECPSLVQGGQGGRGGRRGGRGNQRQLVQARVYAVTPGDVDYEAPETHDAGVITGRVRLYDFYACTLFDSGASQSFVSATFARMCNLVTEPLPQSLVVALPNSEIVCCSKVALGCPLDLGGRTLDADLIVFKLLGFDIILGMDWLYRYSANIDCRRRVIGFQLSDEDYLEFVGSKLKARPSVISAVQAKKDIACGADAFLVQVVSTPSEKKSLADIPVVEEFPDVFVDELPGLPPVRDMEFVIDLEPGAAPVHKAPYRMAPAELKELKTQLQELVDKGFIQPSTSPWGAPVLFVKKKDGTLRMCIDYRELNKVTIKNKYPLPRIDDLFDQLQGAAVFSKIDLRSGYYQLRIRDKDVPKTAFRTREHQLYAKLSKCEFWLEEVKFLGHVISQEGVAVDPSKVEAVLSWPRPSTVREIRSFLGLAGYYRRFVESFSRLSGPLTALTRKNTEFVLSDKCERSFQELKRKLTMAPVLALPEPHKPFVTFSDASKLGLGCVLMQEGRVVAYASRAKVEVVSDSLVPGAEIELNRIYIAYIVQVYLHL